In Drosophila bipectinata strain 14024-0381.07 chromosome 2R, DbipHiC1v2, whole genome shotgun sequence, one genomic interval encodes:
- the LOC108132933 gene encoding caldesmon isoform X4: protein MVRSTARASLRKAASTLSNNSGDSAPLATAPVAAATPSPAAAPPAPRERSLAKRIKAPACDRCPHCDRSFNPKAFDRHVEWCKEKAIQATMKSGNSQETSKAKERLEARKQYRPPNLKTKRSLARDKYSGHHEEVLEAGDMSAPKPNMMSLSMTSSVHSDNNQMVKVRGEPSRGTTQVTNNQMSLYRPNDEDPPSSPPPRERISHRSKRKPSEACSEIDETMDRLRRVEPQALKPARSRKSGSRRDKLEMGDKEISLPNLPQVTMTFDELNGLIKRKGGTPICNVQLDDQEIARLAAKTSHTSIPLVRQARRRLRNRENPNLELRALEQDAVLPNNVEFASLDSSLVPLHRKQREATFSVSEDESPRAEIQIKLESTTMRTLCRPKKRSGAGFTGALSSSEPMRALPMPQLKQSLEAINQSIGKVSLPRLELGNEIKEQEAYDQDEETSELDFDDDLEKDDTRVVVEEPLSEEEEEIVAAVEEPVMTLPPLIKQGNNVSRRLVLLEQDENGTMYIKTAPNGKRRLKRSDSNMSGNTDVSSQHEEIEKQSRQAETEKQSRQAEIEKQSRLAEMEKQSRLTELEMQTRLAEMEKQSRLVELETQSRLAELEKRAAAEDQQKREIFNRNSADDQQKREIFISIETEANAQGKSPISPDSLRHMVGNSQTPIDVLHIENGNEPEHAKFSKISDTEDVGEELGDRPSQLSSNRLVPSSSSCVLAPNVQLNNAKNLIQKMQSDFRQLGEEAGASMRRTLIANGGRSEEQQQIRDPEPNGQQQHTFQQQPLQHQQVEGSSPPTPSPSADSDELSSLDSYTMLSRGTGSKISTDSAYGSNSPFSLSRQRSSELQLMRPHTASAKLASNLSDASTQAQIKYGTLKARQRLFANNGSSIINNNGSGDGAESSSSGSENSLEVQQNQQHQQHQQLTSNYNYQQQQQHQAQSPPAYNSNTINNNTSVLMTPSTSQHSLFSRQHSSTSSMSSSMKMSKFCHECGAKFIIEHAKFCMECGVRRMVL from the exons ATGGTTCGCTCCACAGCTCGAGCTTCTCTGCGCAAGGCAGCCTCCACCCTCTCCAACAACTCTGGGGATTCAGCACCATTGGCCACGGCTCCAGTGGCGGCTGCCACACCATCTCCGGCTGCAGCTCCACCAGCACCGAGGGAACGATCTTTGGCCAAACGCATCAAGGCACCTGCCTGCGATCGCTGCCCCCATTGCGACCGCAGCTTCAACCCGAAGGCCTTCGACCGCCACGTGGAGTGGTGCAAGGAGAAGGCCATACAGGCCACAATGAAGTCTGGGAACTCCCAGGAGACAAGCAAGGCAAAGGAACGTTTGGAGGCAAGGAAACAGTACCGGCCACCCAATCTAAA GACGAAGCGATCCCTCGCCCGGGACAAGTACTCCGGTCACCACGAGGAGGTACTGGAAGCGGGAGACATGTCAGCACCCAAGCCTAACATGATGTCTCTATCGATGACCTCGTCCGTGCACAGCGATAA CAATCAAATGGTTAAGGTTCGAGGCGAACCCTCTCGCGGCACCACCCAGGTCACCAACAACCAGATGAGCCTGTACAGGCCAAATGACGAGGATCCGCCGTCTTCGCCGCCACCCAGGGAGCGGATAAGCCACCGTTCCAAGCGCAAGCCGTCGGAGGCCTGCAGCGAAATCGACGAGACCATGGACCGGCTGAGGCGCGTGGAGCCCCAAGCGCTCAAGCCCGCCCGGAGCCGCAAGAGTGGATCCCGGCGGGACAAACTGGAGATGGGCGACAAGGAGATCAGCCTGCCCAATCTTCCGCAAGTAACCATGACTTTTGATGAGCTCAACGGGTTGATCAAGCGCAAAG GTGGAACACCAATCTGCAATGTCCAATTGGATGATCAAGAAATCGCCCGCTTGGCGGCCAAAACCTCCCATACCTCTATACCACTGGTGCGCCAGGCACGTAGACGCCTCCGGAACCGGGAGAATCCAAATCTTGAGCTGCGCGCTCTGGAACAAGATGCAGTCCTGCCCAATAATGTGGAGTTTGCCTCGCTCGACTCAAGTTTGGTGCCTCTGCACCGGAAGCAACGCGAAGCAACCTTCTCCGTCTCCGAGGACGAGTCTCCTCGAGCCGAGATTCAGATAAAGCTGGAGTCCACCACCATGCGCACCTTGTGCCGGCCTAAGAAGCGTTCCGGGGCAGGTTTCACTGGTGCCCTGAGTAGCTCGGAGCCCATGAGAGCTTTGCCGATGCCCCAACTGAAGCAGAGTCTGGAGGCCATCAATCAATCCATTGGGAAGGTCTCCCTACCACGCTTGGAGCTGGGGAACGAGATAAAAGAACAGGAGGCCTACGATCAAGATGAAGAGACCAGCGAACTTGACTTCGACGATGACCTGGAGAAGGACGATACCCGAGTGGTGGTGGAGGAGCCACTGAGTGAGGAAGAGGAGGAGATAGTGGCGGCAGTGGAGGAGCCAGTGATGACCCTGCCGCCCCTGATCAAGCAGGGCAACAACGTTAGCCGTCGCCTGGTGCTCCTCGAGCAGGACGAGAATGGCACCATGTACATCAAGACAGCTCCCAATGGCAAGCGCCGCTTGAAGAG GTCCGATTCGAATATGTCCGGAAATACGGATGTCAGTAGCCAGCATGAGGAGATTGAGAAGCAGAGCCGCCAAGCTGAGACTGAGAAGCAGAGCCGCCAGGCAGAGATTGAGAAGCAGAGCCGCCTGGCCGAGATGGAGAAGCAAAGCCGCCTGACGGAGCTAGAGATGCAGACTCGCCTGGCCGAGATGGAGAAGCAGAGCCGCCTGGTGGAGTTGGAGACTCAAAGCCGTTTGGCGGAGCTGGAGAAACGTGCCGCCGCCGAGGATCAACAGAAGCGGGAGATTTTCAATAGAAACTCAGCGGACGATCAGCAGAAGCGGGAGATCTTCATTAGCATTGAAACGGAGGCGAATGCCCAGGGCAAATCCCCCATATCGCCAGATTCCCTCCGCCATATGGTCGGCAATTCGCAGACCCCCATCGATGTCCTGCACATCGAAAACGGCAACGAACCGGAGCACGCCAAGTTCAGCAAGATTAGCGACACGGAGGACGTCGGCGAGGAGCTCGGTGATCGGCCCAGCCAATTGAGTTCCAATCGACTGGTCCCGTCCTCGAGCTCTTGCGTTTTGGCTCCCAACGTGCAGTTGAATAATGCCAAGAACCTGATCCAGAAGATGCAGAGCGATTTCCGGCAGCTAGGCGAGGAGGCGGGTGCGTCCATGAGGCGGACCTTGATAGCGAATGGTGGACGAAGCGAGGAACAGCAACAGATCAGAGATCCAGAACCAAATGGCCAACAGCAACACACATTTCAACAGCAGCCACTGCAGCACCAGCAGGTAGAAGGAAGTTCTCCACCGACACCGTCGCCATCGGCGGACTCGGATGAGCTAAGCAGCCTGGACAGCTACACCATGCTGTCGCGTGGGACCGGCTCCAAGATAAGCACGGATTCTGCATACGGAAG CAATTCCCCGTTCAGCTTGTCCCGTCAGCGCTCCAGTGAACTGCAACTTATGCGTCCGCACACGGCGAGCGCCAAGTTGGCCAGCAACCTGTCCGATGCCTCCACCCAGGCCCAAATCAAGTACGGAACCCTCAAGGCCCGGCAGCGTCTCTTCGCCAATAACGGGAGCAGCATCATCAATAACAATGGGAGTGGCGATGGTGCCGAGTCGTCCAGCAGCGGATCGGAGAACTCTCTGGAAGTGCAACAGAAtcaacagcaccagcagcaccagcagcttACCAGCAACTACAAttaccaacagcagcagcagcaccaggcCCAATCCCCGCCAGCTTACAACAGTAACACCATCAATAACAACACCTCTGTACTGATGACACCGAGCACATCACAACACTCTCTGTTCAGCCGGCAACACTCCAGCACGTCCAGCATGTCTTCGAGTATGAAAATGTCCAAATTCTGCCACGAATGTGGCGCCAAGTTCATCATTGAGCACGCCAAATTCTGCATGGAATGCGGAGTTAGGCGGATGGTACTTTAG